A window of the Paenibacillus woosongensis genome harbors these coding sequences:
- a CDS encoding sugar phosphate isomerase/epimerase family protein: MANLGLQLYTVRDHLEKDFEGTLRKVAELGYKGVEFAGYYGRTPGQVSEILKETGLTVIGAHTSYDRLRNALEEEIAFNKAIGNRYLIFPFLAEDERDRWPEVIEDLKAIGKRCAAAGLGLLYHNHEFELTETLDGQPVLDAIYERVAPELLQVELDSCWVTYAGFDPLAYIAKYSGRIPLLHLKDIVKKEDGSAETVELGRGIVDIKAIADAAAADGVQWIIVEQDYCAGDSLESIAVSMEWIKGYVQEGGKINV; encoded by the coding sequence ATGGCGAATTTAGGATTGCAGCTGTACACGGTTAGAGATCATTTGGAGAAGGACTTTGAAGGCACACTGCGCAAAGTAGCCGAACTTGGCTATAAGGGGGTTGAATTTGCCGGTTATTACGGGCGTACCCCCGGACAGGTTTCCGAAATATTGAAGGAGACGGGCTTAACCGTGATCGGGGCTCATACTTCGTATGACCGCCTGCGCAACGCGCTGGAAGAAGAGATTGCGTTCAACAAAGCGATCGGCAACCGATATCTTATTTTCCCTTTCCTGGCGGAGGATGAGCGCGACCGCTGGCCTGAAGTCATTGAGGATTTGAAGGCGATTGGCAAACGCTGCGCTGCTGCCGGTCTGGGGCTTCTATATCACAATCATGAGTTCGAGCTGACCGAGACGCTGGACGGCCAGCCGGTGCTTGATGCAATCTATGAGCGCGTCGCTCCGGAATTGCTTCAGGTTGAACTGGACTCCTGCTGGGTAACCTATGCAGGCTTCGATCCGCTGGCGTACATAGCGAAATACAGCGGCAGAATTCCTTTATTGCATTTGAAGGATATTGTCAAGAAAGAGGACGGATCTGCGGAAACGGTTGAGCTGGGCCGGGGAATCGTCGACATCAAGGCGATTGCGGATGCCGCTGCCGCAGACGGAGTGCAGTGGATCATCGTAGAGCAGGATTACTGCGCTGGAGATTCGCTGGAGAGCATTGCAGTAAGCATGGAATGGATTAAAGGTTATGTTCAAGAGGGAGGAAAAATCAATGTCTAA
- a CDS encoding Gfo/Idh/MocA family protein, translated as MTAMRIGIIGCGNISPAYLNYLKDSTVAKVTALADLLPEKAAERAKEYGIEQVYSVEEMLQSPDIDIILNLTIPASHAAINIAALEHGKHVYAEKPLSISLEDAKRTLELAEARQLRVGCAPDTFLGAGLQTSRMAIQEGRIGRPVAASAFMMGAGPEGWHPNPDFFYQEGGGPMFDMGPYYLTALVNLLGPITRVSSSAQSLLPERIVKSGPRAGTRIPVHTPTHYSGTLDFAGGAIGTLITSFDIPGGSTLPRIEIYGTEGSLLVPDPNCFDGEVKIRKYDSEEWSIVEPAFAGGANERGKGIEDMARAILENREHRASGKLAYHVLEAMHAFLSSSREERHIHLESASSLPSIGAYRPADKAVLV; from the coding sequence ATGACAGCCATGAGAATTGGAATCATCGGATGTGGAAACATCAGCCCAGCCTATTTGAATTATTTGAAGGACAGCACCGTTGCGAAAGTAACGGCCTTGGCCGATCTGCTGCCGGAGAAGGCGGCGGAACGGGCCAAGGAATACGGTATTGAGCAAGTATACTCCGTGGAAGAGATGCTGCAGTCCCCGGACATCGACATCATTCTCAACCTCACGATTCCGGCTTCTCACGCGGCGATCAACATTGCCGCTCTGGAGCATGGCAAGCATGTGTATGCGGAGAAGCCATTGTCGATATCGCTTGAAGACGCTAAACGGACGCTGGAGCTCGCAGAGGCAAGGCAGCTGCGTGTAGGCTGTGCGCCTGACACGTTCCTGGGAGCGGGGCTCCAGACTAGCCGCATGGCGATTCAGGAAGGACGGATCGGCCGGCCGGTTGCGGCTTCAGCGTTTATGATGGGAGCAGGGCCGGAAGGATGGCACCCGAACCCGGATTTCTTTTACCAGGAGGGCGGCGGACCGATGTTCGACATGGGGCCCTACTATTTGACGGCACTGGTCAATTTGCTCGGGCCGATCACTCGCGTTAGCAGTTCAGCGCAAAGCTTGCTCCCAGAGCGTATCGTGAAATCCGGTCCGCGGGCAGGCACGCGCATTCCCGTGCATACGCCGACGCATTACAGCGGAACGCTTGATTTTGCAGGCGGAGCGATCGGTACCCTGATTACGAGCTTCGACATTCCTGGTGGCAGCACGCTTCCCCGCATTGAAATATATGGAACGGAAGGCTCGCTGCTTGTTCCCGACCCGAACTGCTTTGACGGCGAGGTGAAGATTCGCAAATACGACTCCGAGGAATGGAGCATCGTTGAGCCTGCTTTTGCCGGAGGCGCCAACGAGAGAGGCAAGGGGATCGAAGACATGGCCAGAGCGATTCTCGAGAACCGGGAGCACCGGGCCAGCGGCAAGCTTGCCTACCATGTGCTCGAAGCGATGCATGCTTTCCTGTCTTCATCTAGGGAAGAAAGACATATTCATCTGGAGAGCGCCTCATCATTGCCGTCGATCGGGGCTTATCGTCCAGCTGACAAGGCAGTGCTTGTATAG
- a CDS encoding AraC family transcriptional regulator, with the protein MRHHDDLQILTAGYSVHRKPFHMSNDDGLGHFLIRLQTAGRCRSRINGQLELLEPGDLLLFAPEEPYELKIEAEQNQSGEFTVDSADYHIFLSGAWVERWWQQTKRPQKFKVTLSEGLVGAFRQIMMEQRRISNPSPEIAGYYLKILCLDIDRNLQEHQVLSPQSYLAHRIKNYIEENASSPFKLEDVASHVGISVSRAVFLFKQAFGTSIIQYTLEIRINMARERIIYSPLSLEHVAESSGFPNYNYFHRLFRKRYGMSPKEFRQSARSDG; encoded by the coding sequence ATGCGACATCATGATGACTTGCAAATACTGACAGCAGGCTACTCCGTTCACCGGAAGCCGTTCCATATGTCCAATGATGACGGATTAGGCCACTTTCTGATTCGTCTCCAGACGGCAGGCCGATGCCGAAGCCGCATCAACGGCCAGCTTGAGCTGCTGGAGCCGGGCGATCTTCTGCTGTTTGCCCCCGAGGAACCTTATGAGCTGAAAATCGAAGCCGAGCAAAATCAATCCGGCGAATTTACGGTGGACAGTGCGGATTATCATATCTTCCTATCCGGCGCCTGGGTCGAGCGATGGTGGCAGCAGACCAAGCGGCCGCAAAAGTTCAAGGTCACCTTGTCCGAGGGTCTCGTCGGCGCCTTCCGGCAGATTATGATGGAGCAGCGCAGAATTTCCAATCCATCGCCGGAGATCGCCGGGTATTACCTGAAAATTTTATGTCTGGATATCGACCGCAACCTGCAGGAGCATCAGGTTCTGTCGCCCCAGTCATATCTTGCCCACCGCATCAAGAACTATATCGAGGAGAACGCTTCCTCCCCGTTCAAGCTGGAAGACGTCGCTTCCCATGTCGGCATCAGCGTCTCCCGGGCGGTATTCCTGTTTAAGCAGGCATTCGGCACGAGCATCATTCAGTACACGCTGGAAATCCGGATTAACATGGCGCGCGAGCGCATCATCTATAGCCCGTTATCCCTGGAGCATGTCGCGGAAAGCTCAGGTTTTCCCAACTACAACTATTTTCACCGCCTCTTTCGCAAGCGATACGGCATGTCGCCCAAGGAGTTTCGCCAGAGCGCCCGCAGCGACGGCTGA
- a CDS encoding TerC family protein: MDFTSLDFWTALMSIVLIDLVLAGDNAIVIGLAARNVQKEDQKKVILWGTVGAILVRVIMTLLVLQLLTIPGLRLAGGLMLLYIAYKLLVDEKDHEIDAGSQMWAAIRTIIIADTMMGLDNVLAVAGAAHGDFALVIIGLAISIPIMVWGSTLILKLTDRFPFVITIGAAVLAWTAAKMLVQEPLIDDWFASGWVKYGFEIICIILIVALGSYVKKNQEKKRQIEQALNQGNSPI, from the coding sequence ATGGACTTTACTTCGTTGGACTTTTGGACCGCGCTGATGTCGATCGTGCTGATTGATCTTGTCCTTGCAGGCGACAACGCCATCGTGATCGGGCTTGCGGCACGCAACGTACAGAAAGAGGATCAGAAGAAAGTAATCCTCTGGGGAACGGTCGGAGCGATTCTCGTTCGCGTCATCATGACCCTGCTTGTGCTGCAGCTGCTGACTATTCCGGGGCTTCGGCTCGCAGGCGGCCTGATGCTGCTGTATATTGCGTACAAATTGCTGGTGGATGAGAAAGATCATGAAATCGATGCAGGCAGCCAAATGTGGGCAGCGATCCGGACGATCATCATCGCCGATACGATGATGGGTCTGGACAATGTGTTGGCCGTGGCCGGTGCAGCTCATGGGGACTTCGCCCTGGTTATTATCGGGCTGGCGATTTCCATTCCAATTATGGTGTGGGGAAGCACGCTGATTTTGAAGCTTACGGATCGGTTCCCGTTCGTGATTACGATTGGCGCAGCCGTGCTGGCATGGACCGCTGCCAAAATGCTTGTCCAAGAGCCGCTTATTGATGACTGGTTCGCATCGGGCTGGGTCAAATACGGATTTGAAATCATCTGTATTATCCTTATCGTAGCGCTTGGATCTTACGTGAAGAAAAACCAGGAGAAAAAGCGCCAAATCGAACAAGCCTTGAATCAAGGAAATTCTCCGATATAA
- a CDS encoding TVP38/TMEM64 family protein, which translates to MKKWSVAILYAALFLLTYIYRHELAEWIQGSPPVWLLLALSTLLALFPVMPYKVVVAAAGYVMGTWSGGTIILIGSTLAGAIVYGAAALFQGSAASWLARYDKLERLTEFSSSRPFRTIAICRLIPILPQTAVNIYAGATGMSFLHFILGSLVGKLPAVYVYAYVGSTLTERPLAAGVIAVSYFVVLLLLLWVWGFRQKKI; encoded by the coding sequence ATGAAAAAATGGTCTGTGGCAATACTGTATGCCGCATTATTCCTGCTAACTTACATCTATCGTCATGAACTTGCGGAATGGATTCAAGGATCGCCTCCAGTCTGGCTGCTGCTGGCGCTCTCCACCCTGCTGGCTCTGTTCCCCGTCATGCCCTATAAGGTCGTGGTCGCCGCTGCGGGTTATGTGATGGGCACATGGAGCGGCGGAACCATTATCTTGATCGGCTCTACGCTGGCCGGTGCCATCGTCTATGGGGCGGCAGCGCTGTTCCAGGGGTCCGCGGCTAGCTGGCTGGCCCGTTACGACAAATTGGAGCGGCTGACGGAGTTCTCGTCCAGCAGGCCTTTTCGCACCATCGCGATTTGCCGCTTGATCCCGATCCTGCCCCAGACGGCCGTTAACATTTATGCAGGCGCCACAGGGATGTCTTTCCTCCACTTTATCCTTGGTTCTCTTGTCGGCAAATTGCCTGCTGTTTACGTTTATGCTTACGTGGGCTCAACCCTGACAGAGCGTCCGCTTGCGGCGGGGGTTATAGCCGTGTCCTATTTCGTGGTCCTGCTGCTTCTGCTGTGGGTTTGGGGATTTCGTCAAAAAAAGATATAA
- the msrA gene encoding peptide-methionine (S)-S-oxide reductase MsrA: MSTTPTSNRELATFAGGCFWCMVSPFEELPGIYGIVSGYTGGHTANPTYEEVCSNRTGHYEAVQIAFDPSVFPYRKLLELFWQQIDPTDEGGQFHDRGDSYRTAIFYHTEEQRQEAEASKLALEQSGRFAKPIVTAILPAAPFYPAEDYHQQYHKKNPAHYRRYRKGSGREDFIERHWSGPANKEELQKRLTPIQYEVTQNNGTERPFTGEYWDNEADGIYVDIVSGEPLFSSRDKYDAGCGWPSFTRPLRSYSIKEKLDTSHFMIRTEVRSREGDSHLGHVFDDGPEPTGLRYCINSAALRFIPKEELVQEGYGEYLYLFEESGQTGSDE; encoded by the coding sequence ATGAGTACAACGCCAACGTCGAATAGGGAGCTGGCTACGTTTGCCGGCGGCTGCTTCTGGTGCATGGTTTCGCCCTTTGAGGAGCTGCCCGGCATTTACGGCATCGTCTCCGGCTATACAGGCGGCCATACGGCAAACCCTACCTATGAAGAGGTCTGCTCTAATCGCACCGGACATTATGAAGCGGTGCAAATTGCTTTTGACCCCTCTGTGTTCCCGTACCGGAAGCTGCTGGAGCTGTTCTGGCAGCAGATTGACCCGACCGATGAAGGCGGTCAGTTCCATGACCGTGGAGATTCGTATCGAACGGCGATTTTCTATCATACGGAGGAGCAGCGCCAGGAAGCCGAGGCGTCCAAACTGGCGCTGGAGCAAAGCGGAAGGTTTGCAAAACCGATCGTGACAGCCATTCTCCCGGCTGCGCCATTCTACCCTGCAGAGGATTACCATCAGCAATACCATAAGAAAAATCCTGCCCATTACCGAAGATACCGCAAGGGCTCGGGACGGGAGGACTTTATCGAGCGGCACTGGTCGGGCCCGGCCAACAAAGAGGAGCTGCAGAAGCGCCTGACCCCGATTCAATATGAAGTAACCCAGAACAACGGCACGGAAAGACCGTTCACCGGCGAATATTGGGATAACGAGGCTGATGGCATCTATGTCGACATCGTGTCCGGCGAGCCGCTGTTCAGCTCCAGGGATAAATATGACGCCGGCTGCGGCTGGCCGAGCTTCACGCGACCTTTGCGATCATACAGTATCAAGGAAAAACTGGATACAAGCCATTTCATGATCCGTACCGAAGTCCGCAGCCGCGAGGGCGATTCCCATTTGGGCCATGTATTCGACGACGGCCCGGAACCAACCGGTCTGCGCTACTGCATCAATTCGGCGGCACTCCGCTTCATCCCTAAGGAGGAGCTTGTGCAGGAAGGATACGGAGAGTATCTCTACCTGTTCGAAGAGTCCGGGCAGACCGGCAGCGATGAATAA
- a CDS encoding YitT family protein translates to MGKKVDWQALSLQVTMLLLGTFLLAFTYYHINFQNGLAEGGFVGLALLGKYLFDLPPALSMIMLDIPVLIAAVFLKGRKFIANTLFASLAFSAFYELCERFSPFILNLQDNLPIAALLSGVFTGIGAGVVLRVGGATGGDDMLSLIISERSGLKIGTVFILMDALVLGISLIYLPFTETVFTILAVLIAGKTITWTVNCGKQDTAVLRVPYAIKAKTARA, encoded by the coding sequence ATGGGGAAAAAAGTAGACTGGCAAGCCTTGAGCTTGCAGGTAACAATGCTGTTGCTGGGTACGTTTTTGTTGGCTTTCACGTATTATCATATTAATTTTCAGAACGGTTTAGCCGAGGGCGGATTCGTGGGCTTGGCGCTGCTGGGCAAGTATTTGTTCGATTTGCCGCCGGCTTTGAGCATGATCATGCTGGATATTCCGGTACTGATCGCCGCCGTGTTCTTAAAAGGACGCAAGTTTATTGCAAATACGTTATTTGCATCACTGGCATTCTCGGCATTCTATGAGCTGTGCGAACGGTTCTCGCCGTTTATCTTAAATCTGCAGGATAATTTGCCAATTGCTGCGCTGCTGTCGGGTGTGTTCACGGGAATTGGCGCAGGCGTTGTACTGCGGGTAGGCGGGGCTACCGGCGGGGACGATATGCTGTCCCTCATCATCAGTGAACGATCCGGCCTGAAGATCGGTACGGTTTTCATTCTGATGGATGCCTTGGTTCTAGGCATATCTTTAATATATTTACCATTTACGGAAACGGTATTCACGATCCTGGCTGTGCTGATCGCCGGCAAGACGATCACCTGGACCGTAAACTGCGGGAAGCAAGATACCGCGGTTCTCCGTGTGCCATATGCAATCAAAGCAAAAACAGCCCGGGCCTGA
- the hmpA gene encoding NO-inducible flavohemoprotein produces the protein MLDSRTIEIIKSTVPVLEVHGETITRTFYETMFRNHPELLNVFNHANQRQGKQPTALANAVYAAAANIDALERILPVVRSIAHKHRALGILPEHYPIVGENLLAAIKTVLGEAATDEIIEAWNKAYGVIADVFISVERDMYEQSEQQPGGWRGFRRFVVDRKVQETAEVTSFYLLPEDGKAIASYEPGQYITVKVKPEGQEFIHLRHYSLSTAPGASYYRITVKREDAGDNRPAGIVSTYLHERVQEGDMIELSAPAGDFTLNQNLGTPVTLIGGGVGLTPLVSMLETLLQHSDRDIVYIHAARSKEHHILKEHVAKLAAINSSRLKCYTVYESAADSERCDKSGYIDASWLSQVAPLESDFYFCGPVPFMRAINEALHSLNVPEANIHYEFFGPAGSLGSPSGSSPSSNSEE, from the coding sequence ATGCTTGATTCACGAACAATCGAAATCATTAAATCCACAGTTCCTGTGCTGGAAGTGCACGGAGAAACAATAACCCGCACATTTTATGAAACGATGTTCAGAAACCACCCCGAGCTGCTGAATGTATTCAACCACGCCAACCAGCGCCAGGGCAAGCAGCCGACAGCGCTGGCCAATGCGGTCTATGCCGCCGCCGCGAACATCGACGCACTCGAGCGAATTCTGCCGGTCGTCCGCAGCATCGCCCACAAGCATCGTGCGCTGGGCATTCTTCCCGAGCATTACCCGATCGTAGGGGAAAATTTGCTGGCCGCGATCAAAACGGTCCTGGGCGAAGCGGCTACCGATGAAATCATCGAGGCGTGGAACAAAGCGTACGGGGTCATCGCCGATGTCTTTATCAGCGTGGAAAGGGACATGTACGAGCAGTCCGAGCAGCAGCCCGGAGGATGGAGAGGCTTCCGTCGCTTCGTCGTCGACCGCAAGGTACAGGAAACGGCGGAGGTAACCTCCTTCTATCTCTTGCCAGAGGATGGCAAAGCGATTGCTTCATATGAGCCGGGCCAGTACATTACGGTAAAAGTGAAGCCGGAAGGACAGGAGTTCATACACCTTCGCCATTACAGCTTGTCCACTGCCCCGGGAGCCAGCTACTACCGGATTACCGTCAAGCGGGAAGACGCAGGCGACAATCGGCCGGCAGGCATCGTGTCCACTTATCTGCATGAGCGCGTTCAGGAAGGCGACATGATCGAGCTCAGCGCGCCTGCGGGCGATTTCACGCTGAATCAAAACCTAGGTACGCCCGTCACACTAATCGGCGGGGGCGTAGGTCTGACGCCGCTGGTCAGTATGCTGGAGACGCTGCTGCAGCATTCCGATCGTGATATCGTCTATATTCACGCCGCCCGGAGCAAGGAGCACCATATCCTGAAGGAACATGTGGCCAAGCTTGCCGCCATTAATTCTTCCCGCTTGAAATGCTACACGGTCTATGAATCGGCTGCGGACAGTGAAAGATGCGACAAAAGCGGCTATATCGATGCTTCGTGGCTCTCGCAGGTTGCGCCCCTGGAATCCGACTTCTATTTCTGCGGACCGGTGCCGTTCATGCGGGCGATCAATGAAGCCTTGCACAGCCTGAACGTGCCTGAAGCGAATATTCATTACGAATTTTTCGGACCGGCCGGCAGCCTGGGCAGCCCGAGCGGCTCCAGCCCAAGCTCTAATTCTGAGGAATAG
- a CDS encoding Crp/Fnr family transcriptional regulator, which translates to MILHKGEILFRQGDEGKYLYHIKSGLFKVTRLHENGNMVLFNILYPGETVPHHSLISPKETHGTAIALIRSEVEVISAQEWYRELEENPQKPLEVARLLQEKVRFMQERLDHLTVGTPGERLELLQKWLSHHANGVPLTDYLTQEEIGQLIGIRRETVNRLLRGQHA; encoded by the coding sequence ATGATTCTGCATAAAGGAGAGATTTTATTTCGCCAGGGCGATGAAGGAAAATATCTCTACCATATTAAAAGCGGCCTGTTCAAGGTAACGCGGCTGCATGAGAACGGCAATATGGTTCTGTTCAACATCTTGTATCCCGGCGAGACGGTGCCGCACCACTCTCTAATCTCCCCCAAGGAGACGCATGGCACGGCAATAGCTCTCATTCGCAGCGAAGTAGAGGTTATTTCGGCCCAGGAATGGTACCGTGAGCTCGAAGAGAACCCGCAGAAGCCGCTGGAAGTTGCCCGACTGCTTCAGGAGAAGGTCCGCTTTATGCAGGAGCGCCTCGACCATCTTACGGTAGGCACCCCCGGCGAACGGCTGGAGCTGCTGCAAAAGTGGCTCAGCCACCACGCCAATGGCGTTCCCCTTACGGACTATTTGACTCAGGAAGAGATCGGCCAATTGATCGGGATCCGGAGGGAAACGGTCAACCGTCTGCTGCGCGGGCAGCACGCATAG
- a CDS encoding nucleotide sugar dehydrogenase: protein MNKQYRDLLEAIESKNAVLCVVGLGYVGLPLAVEMVKQGFKVVGIDLDSRKIDKIYRGESYIHDISSTTLSEVVQTGRFQPTSDYAALRDVDAISICVPTPLSENQDPDTSYIVTVVENIKRYMKKGVLITLESTTYPGTTEELIQRELESLGYVVGEDFFLCFSPERVDPSNTKFNTFNTPKVIGGTTEACLALGVAVYSRYVETVVPVSSPKVAEMSKLLENTFRSVNIAFVNEMAMMCDRMGIDVWEVIDAAKTKPFGFMPFYPGPGIGGHCIPLDPMYLSWKAKGFRFYSQFIELAQSTNDNMPYYVVNKTSKILNEYAKSIKKSNILILGMAYKPDISDLRESPGLEVYELYKDSGAAVEYYDPFATSFKDKAGVTVHSVEYDLEKFKTYDCMVLVTNHSDLDYSAIASLGVPILDTRNAFKEFKLPHVYKLGHSVQHVDEQAEALIVG from the coding sequence GTGAATAAACAATACCGTGATTTATTGGAAGCTATCGAGTCAAAAAATGCCGTGCTGTGCGTCGTGGGCCTTGGATATGTCGGCCTTCCGCTGGCCGTAGAAATGGTCAAGCAAGGGTTCAAGGTCGTAGGTATTGATCTGGATTCCAGAAAGATCGACAAGATTTACCGCGGGGAATCTTATATTCACGATATCTCCTCCACGACACTCAGCGAAGTCGTGCAAACGGGACGGTTCCAGCCAACTTCCGATTATGCAGCCCTGCGGGACGTCGATGCTATCAGCATTTGCGTGCCGACTCCGCTTAGCGAAAATCAAGATCCAGACACATCCTACATCGTGACCGTAGTGGAGAACATTAAACGTTATATGAAAAAAGGCGTCCTGATTACGCTGGAAAGCACGACGTACCCGGGTACGACAGAGGAGCTGATCCAGCGCGAGCTGGAAAGCCTCGGGTATGTAGTCGGAGAGGATTTCTTCCTCTGCTTCTCACCGGAGCGGGTAGACCCGTCCAATACGAAATTCAATACATTCAATACGCCGAAAGTCATTGGCGGAACGACGGAGGCATGCCTGGCGCTTGGCGTAGCCGTATACAGCCGGTATGTCGAGACGGTCGTTCCCGTATCGTCGCCAAAGGTGGCAGAAATGTCTAAGCTCCTTGAAAATACATTCCGCAGTGTGAACATTGCCTTCGTTAACGAAATGGCGATGATGTGCGACCGGATGGGCATCGATGTCTGGGAGGTCATCGATGCTGCGAAGACGAAGCCATTCGGCTTCATGCCATTCTACCCGGGGCCGGGAATCGGCGGACATTGCATTCCGCTCGATCCGATGTACCTGTCGTGGAAGGCAAAAGGATTCCGTTTCTACAGCCAGTTCATTGAGCTTGCTCAATCGACAAATGACAATATGCCTTATTACGTAGTGAACAAAACCTCGAAAATTTTGAATGAGTATGCAAAATCTATTAAAAAGTCGAACATTCTTATTCTCGGCATGGCTTATAAACCGGATATCAGCGATCTCCGGGAGTCGCCGGGTCTTGAAGTATATGAGTTGTATAAAGACAGCGGTGCAGCCGTGGAGTATTATGATCCGTTCGCTACAAGCTTCAAGGACAAAGCCGGTGTCACCGTTCATAGCGTGGAATACGACCTTGAAAAGTTCAAAACCTATGACTGCATGGTTCTGGTAACGAATCACTCGGATCTCGATTACAGCGCCATCGCCTCGCTAGGCGTTCCGATTCTGGATACGCGAAATGCATTCAAGGAGTTCAAGCTGCCTCACGTGTACAAGCTCGGCCATTCCGTTCAGCATGTGGACGAGCAGGCCGAAGCGCTGATCGTAGGATAA
- a CDS encoding response regulator transcription factor — MPNTAALQTEIKQSSLYSTIERHVRESVQEANGVLFIYSASAPSYLETQIRGILETQPGVTFELWSGNEPGSYAVLLPGQPLDSVHFQGLLLKQRIQEIVGDLDLHMTLSSFPEQGELSEQVLKQMEESAKLSPSGDIHIFTRQEFHSSQSRILIVEGDPAVREFLQIRLQMQGYDTAVTDNGISALELIESWNPDLVLTELNLYGIDGLPYIHHIQQLNVKNTPKIVVLTEQRVEQTISLCFQSGVDDYITKPFSPVELDARIRRCIH; from the coding sequence ATGCCGAATACGGCAGCATTGCAAACCGAAATCAAGCAATCCAGTTTATATTCAACGATCGAGCGGCATGTGAGGGAATCTGTCCAGGAGGCCAACGGGGTTCTGTTCATTTATTCCGCAAGTGCTCCATCCTATTTGGAGACGCAAATTCGCGGAATTTTAGAAACTCAGCCCGGCGTAACCTTTGAGCTCTGGAGCGGTAACGAACCTGGCAGCTATGCCGTTCTGCTGCCCGGGCAGCCGCTTGATTCCGTTCATTTTCAAGGCTTGCTGTTGAAGCAGCGGATTCAGGAAATCGTCGGAGACCTGGATCTGCACATGACCTTGTCGAGCTTTCCCGAGCAAGGCGAGCTGAGCGAGCAGGTTTTGAAGCAAATGGAGGAGTCCGCGAAGCTGAGCCCTTCCGGGGATATCCATATTTTTACGAGACAAGAGTTTCACTCATCGCAAAGCCGTATCCTGATCGTCGAAGGCGATCCTGCGGTTCGCGAGTTTCTGCAAATCAGGCTGCAGATGCAGGGCTATGACACAGCCGTGACGGATAATGGGATTTCCGCGCTGGAGCTTATCGAGAGCTGGAATCCGGACCTGGTGCTGACGGAGTTGAATCTGTATGGCATCGACGGCCTGCCTTATATTCACCATATCCAGCAGCTCAACGTTAAAAACACGCCGAAAATCGTCGTTCTGACCGAACAGCGCGTAGAGCAAACGATCAGTCTATGCTTCCAAAGCGGTGTAGATGATTACATTACCAAGCCCTTCTCGCCAGTTGAACTGGATGCGCGGATTCGGCGCTGCATTCACTAA